AGCTCTTTGCTGCCTAATGTCTCACTTGGCTATAAGGtgtttgacagctgtagttcaACAATGGCTTCAACGCGTGCAGTAATGAGTCTAATGAATAGAGAGGAAAGGACTTTGAGGAAAACATGCTCCAGCCAGACACCTGTTCATGCCATTATTGCAGCCTCGGAGTCCTCATTAACCACTGTGATGCTACAAATTTCAGGGGTTTTCCAAATACCAATGGTAAATATTTGTGTTCCTATTTGACTGTTTTCCCCATGTTCCTTTTTCTAAAAGGCTTGATCATACTTTATTTGGACACTCAGAGCTAATAATCAACTTAGACTAAATTCTGGTAATATTATGGTTGATTTTAGGGCTATCTCATCTCATTAAGATTGCCAGGGTTCATATAGATGCAGCAGACTGAGCCAAAAGTCAGATGTTGCatcaacatttatttgtcatttactgtaatacttgACTGTCAGTCTTGGACCACTGCAGTgttattaatatgttttttttttcccacctatTATTTTCTATTAGATCAGCCACTTTGCCACTTGTGCATGTCTAAGTAACAgaaatgaatacccctccttCTTCAGAACCATCCCCAGTGACTACTACCAGAGCAGAGCCTTAGCAAAACTGGTAAAGCACTTTGGCTGGACCTGGATTGGGGCAATCAGAAGTGACAATGACTATGGTAACAATGGCATGGCAACATTTATCACAGCTGCACGGCAGCAGGGGGTCTGTATTGAGTATTCAGAAGTCATTTCAAGGACTGACCGAAGTGAGCACATTGCCAAGGTTGTCAGAGTGATCCGTAGTGGCAGTGCTCGGGTTTTAGTTGCCTTCATTTCCCAGGGTGAGATGGACCTTCTACTTGAGGAAGCTCTGAACCAGAACTTGACTGGGCTGCAGTGGGTGGGCAGTGAGTCCTGGATAACAGCAGGATATCTGGCCATCAAGAGGTACTCTGGCATCCTGGCAGGGTCTCTTGGCTTCACTATCAGAAAGGGAAAGATCCCAGGCCTGCTAGATTTTCTTTTGCAGGTTAACCCAAGTCAGAATCCTCAAAATAACCTCCTCAAAGAGTTCTGGGAAGCCACCTTTGGCTGCAGTTTTCAATCCAGTATGCATGGTCAGCCACAGTGCTCTGGCTCTGAGAAACTAGAGAATATTAATAATCCTTTCACTGATGTGTCAGAGCTAAGGATATCTCACAATGTGTATAAGGCTGTGTATGCTGTGGCTCATGCTATGcataacatgttaaaatgcacACAAAGTGGTGAAAATGTGAACCAGTCCTGTATATGGAGAGACGATTTAAAGCCaaaagaggtcagaggtcaccttCATGAGTAATGTCATTAATATGAATTCATAAACAACCCATGTACTAGTATAGTAAGTCATTCACCACTATTCTCTATTGGCAGGTTGTGAAATATCTACAAGGTGTGAATTTCACCCTTCAGTCAGGAGAAAGCATACACTTTGATGAGAATGGAGACCCTGTAGCGACTTATGAGCTGGTGAACTGGCAGAAAAACCAAGCAGGAAATACTGTGTTTGTGGCTGTAGGGAGCTACGATGCTTCACTACCAAAAGAAAAGCAGTTTACCATGagcaaaataaacataacatgGGCTAATGACTCCTTGAAGGTATCAGTCCTGTTAAATTAATTATGTCtagaatatttatatattggAAGTTGattagtgtttttcttttgatctaAGTAGATTCAGACATAGATATGTTAATAAACTTCAGCTGGCTGACAAATAACTCTCTCttgaaaattaataaacaaaGTCTCTTAGTTTTACTTTCACATTGCTTGCTGTACATAAAATCAAGAATTTTAGAGTGATAACTATTCCACAAACCATATCCAGTGTTACAAATTGGTCGATCAATATTGTTTAGGAGGTTATATGGAACTTGACAAGATTTTAAagtaaatcttaaaaaataaaagtgatttAATCATCACACCATGTCACACCTTCTATAAATTTGTGAAATACAAATATTCACACTGCTTTTTCACTATAACATGCCAGCTATGTTTCACTTACAATACAGATTTATGTGTAAGATAATGGTAAGAAGCTTGAATTAACTTCCAACAAACAGCTTGAATTTGAAGTATATTCATATATTACAATGATGGAAATTTCACCCAGTCAATTTAATTAAGCGTTTAGATTGAAGGAGGAACAGTCTGTGAGTATTAATGAGCTGTGGTGTTGTTACAGAGGCCTCAGTCTGTGTGCAGTGAAAGCTGTCTGCCAGGTTTCCGCCAGGCAGTTATTAAAGGCAAACCCATCTGCTGTTTCTCCTGCATCGCCTGTGCTGCCGGAGAGATCACCAACTCCACCAGTGAGAAGAAGctttttttcaaatacagtCATTCATTATACATTGCTACAGAATCAGTGTTTTCCAGTATTACACATATAAGTCACTAAATACAGCTGGTGCTTATTTTAATATGACCTCTGTCATAACTTGCAGCTCACGGCATGACcaaatttcagtgttttgtgttttccatTCAGATTCTGCAGAGTGTTCACGATGCTCACTGGAGTACTGGTCAAATAAAGATCACAGCCAGTGTGTTCCAAAGGTGATCGAGTTCTTATCTTATGGCGAAACCATGGGGGCCCTCCTTGCTGTTTTCTCATTGTTCGGAGCGAGTTTAACATTGGTGGTGTCATGTGTCTTCTTTCGGTTTCGTCACACACCTCTTGTCAAAGCCAGTAACTCTGAGCTGAGCTTCCTGCTGCTCTTCTCCCTGActctgtgtttcctgtgttcTCTGACTTTCATAGGCCGGCCCACTAAGTGGTCCTGCATGCTGCGCCACACTGCGTTCGGCATCGCATTTGCCTTGTGCATGTCTTGTATCTTGGCTAAAACCATAGCAGTGGTGATGGCCTTTAAGGCTAAAAGGCCAGCAAACACAGTCCCTCAGTGTTCTGCTCCGCTTCAGAGAACAAGTGTTCTTAGCTGTACTTTACTTCAGGTGTTCGTTTGTGTGCTGTGGTTAGCTCTTGCCCCTCCATTCCCTTACAAAAATACTGCTCATGCTACAGAAAAGATTATTCTTGAGTGTGATTTAGGTTCACCTATAGGGTTCTGGGCTGTGCTGGGGTATATAGGACTCTTGGCTGCGCTATGCTTCATCCTTGCTTTTCTGGCTCGAAAGCTGCCTGATAATTTCAATGAAGCCAAATTTATTACCTTCAGCATGTTGATATTCTGTGCAGTCTGGGTCACATTTATCCCAGCATATGTCAGCTCTCCTGGGAAGTTCACTGTAGCTGTGGAGATATTTGCTATTCTGGCTTCTAGCTTTGGGTTACTTTTCTGTATATTTGCTccaaaatgttatattttactATTGAAACCAGAGAGAAATACTAAAAAACATATGATGGGGAGAAACAAGAGCACTATGAATGAGTAAGCTTTATATAAGAATAGTAACACTAAAATGCCTgcaatgttatttttcattaaacAGTAAGTAGGTTCCAATAAATGcatttaagagatttttttctgGCCCTTTAGACATGTAGATGATATGTagcattgtgttttttaatcagatatttgTTATCCTCATATCCTTATGAGCAATAATTCCCTGagcattaaatcattaaaaagcCATCCatgaactgaatgaaaataTTCTCAGCTGTACCAAATTACATGGCATACATGCCTCAAAGAGTACTACTTAAACTAATACATTGTATTACATTGATAATACACTGCATTGCAGGAAAACTCAAATGCATTGATTAAAAATCAGCATCTGTCTCTTTGAGATATGGTGTAAGTTAGACTATTTTCCGCAGAATGCTTTCTTAGTGACACATTTGATGTGAAAAATAAAGGTCAGCTTGTTGTTTAAAGTGAGAATTTTTTAAGCTTCATTTGAGCAATGGGATTGTTTTTATGGTGAGgagaaaatagaaacattttGGTCTTCATTAAGCttgaaattaaaagtaaaattgtaatcaaaaacttaaataaaatataaagctCTGGTATCCCCAAAGACATGCTCAGGTTTCTGAAATTATTATTGTAAGGAATAGGTTATGCTAAAAAAAGATGACATAGAAATGGAGCAGGCCCACTTATAGGTCCATCCATCTGTCAATCACACCACAAGCTCTGTCATTGGTGGAGAAAAACTCAATATTCAGACATGTTTCACCCAAGCTCCTGTGGCTTTGTGACAGTTGAAAGAAAAAACCCTATAAAATGCCCAGAGTTGAGGGGTTTCGTCTTTGGGTAGTAGGTATTGAGGTGAGCAACTATGCTTCTGATAGCAGATCTGctccttctttccctcctgGCTGTCAGAGGAGTGAAGCCTGTGTGTCAAACATATGGGACAAAAGAACTGTCTCAGTTTTCTAAGCCGGGAGACATCAACATTGGAGGCATTTTCTCCTTCCATCAGAACCCGGTCAGTGTCAACCCAGCTCTCCAAATCAACCCAGGAACAATCCAGTGTGAAGGGTGAGTGAAGGATGGGggaaaaaactgtaattatacattatataacatACATGTGTTGTTACTTTATGCATGTTTTGGACATAAATGTGTCAAATTTTCAACCTTTCGCAAATTCTCCACTTTGTTATCTCTACTCTCTTCAGGCTGGACCCAGGAGAACTTCAGTATGCTTATACTATGATGTTTGCCATAGAGGAGATCAACAACAGCTCGGAGCTGCTGCCAGGGGTGATGCTGGGCTACAGGATCTTTGACTCCTGCCCTAGTATCCCTCTGTCCATCAGAGCATCGTTAAACCTGATGAATGGGTATGAGAGTGGGAAAGACAGCTGTGACAAAATCTCCACTGTGCACGCTGTCATAGGGGAAACTACATCCACCTCCACAATAGGTATTGCACGCACCATGGGACCCTTTCATATACCTGTGGTGAGTGAGCATGCTATGAGCACACATGAACTGTCAAGTTAATTTGCTTTGTTGAACGAGAACTAATGTGATGTGAAAAATCTGTATTACCTTGATGACTTGCTTTATATTGGGGCACTGAAGACGTCTGTCCTCAAAtgtattttcctcttttgtttcagATCAGTCATTCAGCCACTTGTGCATGTCTTAGCAACAGAAGAGACTATCCTTCTTTCTTCAGAACTATACCTAGTGACATTTACCAAAGCAAAGCACTGGCAAAGCTGGTAAAACACTTTGGCTGGACATGGGTAGGGGCTATCAGAACCAATAGTGACTATGGGAATGGTGGTATGGCCACTTTCCTGGATGCAGCTCAAAAGGAAGGCGTTTGTGTTGAGTACTCGGTCGCTATTTACAGAACTGATCCAAGGAAGTGGTTCTTAGAAGTGGTGGACATTATAAAGAAATCCACTTCTAAGGTAATTGTGGCATTTGCTGATGGCACAGATCTTGATATTCTGATCAAAGAGCTTTATGCTCAGAACGTGACAGGCCTGCAGTGGGTGGGCAGTGAAGGGTGGATCACTTATCGTTATATTGCCTCTCCTGTAAACTATGCTGTGGTCCAGGGGGCAGTGGGCTTTGCAGCGCTCAATGCTCACATCCCTGGCCTGCAGGAGTTCCTGGCTAACAGCAGGCCCTCCACCACGCCAGGGAACCAGGGACTAGTGGAGTTGTGGGAGATGGTGTTCAGCTGCACCCTGACTCCCCACGCTCAGGATTCAGTCGCAGCCTGCACTGGGAAGGAGTCTCTATGGGACACAAACTCACGCTTCACAGATGTCTCAGATTCCAGTCTGCTGAATAATGTTTACAAGGCCACATATGCTTTAGCTCATGCTCTGCACATGCTATTTACCTGCCAAGATGGACAGGGACCTTTTGAGAACTATTCTTGTGCAGatagagaaaatgtgaaaccaTGGCAGGTAACCATAAGTACATGAAGATGTTCAAAAATCAAAACTCTATGTTTATCATGATCAAGTTGAATAAGAACATCACTGTTTCCCTGCAGGTTCTGCATTACCTAAACCAGGTCAATTTCACCACTAAGATTGGTGAAAATGTGTTCTTTGATGAAATGGGTGACCCTGTGGCACGTTATGCGCTGGTTAACTGGCAGATGGATGAGACAGGTTATATACTCTTTGAAACCATTGGTTACTATGATGCGTCCCGGCCTGAGGGTCAGCAGTTTGAGATGAAGGCAGGTGTGGAAGCCATCTGGGCAGGCGAGAATCCAAAAGTAAGTCAATGTAGATATTCTCAGCAGGCAATTTTAATAAGCTGTTAGTGATTGAACATTTTTAATTCTTATCTTGATTTTTAAGTAAAGATTTCAAAAAGTAATGAATACATTTCCTAATGCatcattattagtattattatacATGTGTCTGGAAATTATTATGAATGAATTTATCACTGTGATGCAGGTGCCGAGGTCTGTTTGCAGTGAGAGCTGTTTGCCGGGGACCCGTCGGGCTTTTGTTAAGGGCAAGCCTATCTGCTGTTTTGATTGCATCACCTGTGCTGATGGGGAGTTCAGCAACAGTACAAGTGAGACAGCAGGGTTCCTAGCCTTTACTCTAGCACTCATCATGTTTCTGTTGGGCAAAATCACGGCCAGCACTTTACTGGTGTATCTGAAGATGTGTGTGCTGTACAGCCTAAACATATTTATGCTTTCAGATGCAGTGAAATGTGACAAATGCCCTCCTGAATACAAGTCCAACGAAGAGAGGAATAACTGTGACTTGAAAGCTATTGAGTTTCTCACCTTCAGAGAACTGATGGGTATACTGTTGGtcaccttttctgtttttgggGCCTGCCTGGCGGTGACTATAGCCCTGATATTTTTCCATTACCGGCAAACTCCCATAGTCAGAGCCAACAACTCTGAGCTGAGCTTCCTGCTGCTCTTCTCCTTGACTCTGTGTTTCCTATGTTCTCTGACCTTTATAGGCCGGCCCTCTGTATGGTCCTGCATGCTGCGCCACACAGCATTCGGCATCACCTTTGTGCTCTGTATCTCATGTGTTCTTGGAAAAACTATAGTAGTGTTGATGGCCTTTAAAGCCACACTTCCAGCTAGTAATATGATAAAATGGTTTGGGCCTGCACAGCAGAGACTCAGTGTTCTGGCGTTTACTCTTATACAGGTTTTAATTTGCATACTTTGGTTGACAATCAACCCTCCctttccttttaaaaacatgaaacactatAAGGAGAAGATTATTCTCGAATGTGCCCTGGGATCACCAGTAGGTTTCTGGGCTGTGTTAGGATACATAGGACTCTTAGCCatcttatgttttattcttgCTTTTTTGGCCCGAAAGTTACCTGATAATTTCAATGAAGCTAAATTCATCACCTTCAGCATGCTGATATTCTGTGCAGTCTGGATCACATTTATCCCAGCTTATGTCAGCTCTCCTGGGAAGTTCACCGTAGCTGTGGAGATATTTGCTATTCTGGCTTCAAGTTATGGaatgttattttgtatttttttgccGAAGTGCTATATAATTTTATTGAAACCTGAgaacaacacaaagaaacatttgatgGGTAAAGCAACTCAGAGAGCCCTTTGAGCAATTAGTTAAATCACAgtaatatattttgtatttaatgtaattataCATATTCTATGACTTTAATTAGTTTATACTTCAATACTTAAAGTATGATCATGCTGTAACTACACCaatttatttgacagaaaaagaatGATCTCCAACTTGAATGGAAAATACATAAATCTCCCTATGCTGTCTGCATATCAACAACTCAGATGacttgaaaatgtatttcataaactaaataaaaacatgagcacaaacaaaaactgcagCTGTGCTTTCTATACAAATTgttatttaatctttaaaagAATATATCTTTGCATTTATACAATATGtattaataaaactgaaataaaattcaaatattaCATAAGATGTGCactcttttttgtgttgttttgaaaatgtctATTAACTCCTTAGTACCTTCACAGTACATTACAAAACTGTACATATATACTCTACTAAATcatataaagacacaaaattgTTATGTAGTACACGAGTGTTATCATTTCACAATGcatcagtcaaatcaagtgatTTCATGATTTAAGGTATCAAGAAAGCACAAATCCCTAATTGGACCTCACATAAACTAGCccctaataaatatttttggtgTATCTGGCCTAGCCCTCTCTTGGCTTAAATCCTACTTATCTGAAAGAACACAGTGTGTctgctataataataatactacatGTAAATGATGTGATGTTAAATATGAAGTACATCAGGGCTCGGTTTTTGgccctctgcttttctctctttttattttgccTCATGGCCAGATTATAGGTTGTCATTCAATAAATTTCCATTGCTCTGCGGATGGTATTCAGCTGCATGTGCCTATAAGGGCTGATGATCATACACAAATTACAGGGCCTGCTTAGCTGCTGTGAAAAATTGGGTGTCACTAAATTTCCTGTttctaaattcagataaaactgaaatgcTGGTTGTTGGCCCTGCTAGACACAGAAACCAGTTTGATCAAGTAACAGCAACACTCGACAACTGTGTGGtttcacaaacaaaaagaatCTTGGTGTTATGTTTGATCCCAGCCTCTCCTTTGATAAGTACATTAAAGAAATCACCAAGACTGTCTTTTTCTACTTACGTAACATAGCTATAATTCGGTCTTCCCTGTCCATGGCTGACACAGAGATCGTAAATCATGCATTTGTTTCATCCACAATTGGTTActgtaatgttctgttttcaggtCTGCCACATGCTAGTACTAAAAGTCTTCAGATGGTTCAAAAGGTGTTAAGGTTAAGATGTTTCTGCTGACTTATAAAATCTTAAATGGGCCCCATCATACCTGTCTGATCTACTTAAACCTTATATTCTATCTCAGGCTCTCTGCTCTCAACATGCAGGGCTCCTGTGTTCACCTAAAGTTAAAAATAAGTCAGCGGATGGCAGGGCCTTTTCCTATCAGACCCTATTCTTATGGAATAACCTCCTTGCTGACATCAGACGTCCAAGTCTGTTGAGTCCTTAACTGAATCTAAACTTAAAACTCATCATTTTGCCTTAATCTACAATTAGCTGCCTTTAATTGAATGCATGACTTTGCACTGTACGGTGGATTGGTTTCTGTCTCGATTAATTTACTAAACGCTGTCCTACCAAtgagattattgattattgcaacTGTTCTGATAACCATTACATCTCTCtaaccttctgtttgtttgtttcacaagCACATGAGGGTCCGAACTGTGtgcccctctctcttctctccctttgTCTCCCTATTTTGTCCTCCTGTCCCGCAGGAGTTCAGCCTCACAcatgtctttctctctgaataatgtctttatccttctctctctcctgtgtgaataatgtcttttcttgtaTCTTCTCCCATGTATGTGAATGATGTGATGTGAGTCTtccctgtgtgcatgtgtagtctgtcctcctGCCAGGTCTGCATGTTGATGGAGGTCACGTTGCTCCAGTCCTGctctgttctggtggcacctgGAAGCTGCTTGGTGTCCTTTTCATCACATTCGTCATTTATATTGTAAATCCATtcaaaatttatttaattttgttatcctgttcaATGCTAtattctgtaatttgtgttctattctgtacacctctttttttttttcctcaaaaaaatcAAGGGTCTGAGGATAAAGGAggttgtattgctgtacagattataaagccccctgaggcaaatttctgatttgtgatattgggttatataaataaaattgacttgacttgaccaCCTTTGCTGAAAACCACAGTACAACACACTGCACAGCGTCTGTAGGTCATGGTAGTTGGGCCTCTCTATACTATTCAGTTATAATATGAACTACACTGAGGCTTGAAAACCTCTCGAAAAAGACTATAATTTAAAACCTCTTCTGTATGCTGTAAACATTCACAACCGGAGACTGGTGTCAGATAGTTCAGTTTCAGTGTCACCTCACTAATGAGCACCTCAAATCAGCCAGTAGTGTGGGAAATACAGTATTGTTTTGGGGGAATTTTATCAATGCTTTTACGATTTTATAACTACATCTGATGATTTAAAAGCTACTCACTACTATTTAAAAGCTATACTTATTTGATACACAGAGCCCAAGAGACCCATCTGAATACTGATTTGTCTGTAGCACCAACAGTGGAGCCACACAAGGCCCACTAGAAAGTGGTgtgagaataaaaagaaaaaaaaggcacttCTACTGTGTGCAGGATTAGggttataaaataattatgaaattgTCCTGTAGGGAATAGACAAATAAGGAGGGAGAGGtcttaatctcttttttttaccagaaGGTATGCAAAGCATATTCATCTTTTCCCTTTATTTAAGGCAAAAAAGATGAGCACTGGCTAACCTGTGTATAACCTGATgtccataaaataaaacacaaagaagtgctacaagtgaagtgaagtgaagaggTGCTCATTGTGAATACCAACTGGATGGCTGGATCTGCATTGAGGGTTTTAAAAGTTCCAACTGCCTCATGGCCTATTTCAATATTCGAG
This region of Thunnus maccoyii chromosome 6, fThuMac1.1, whole genome shotgun sequence genomic DNA includes:
- the LOC121898394 gene encoding extracellular calcium-sensing receptor-like — encoded protein: MMFAIEEINNSSELLPGVMLGYRIFDSCPSIPLSIRASLNLMNGYESGKDSCDKISTVHAVIGETTSTSTIGIARTMGPFHIPVISHSATCACLSNRRDYPSFFRTIPSDIYQSKALAKLVKHFGWTWVGAIRTNSDYGNGGMATFLDAAQKEGVCVEYSVAIYRTDPRKWFLEVVDIIKKSTSKVIVAFADGTDLDILIKELYAQNVTGLQWVGSEGWITYRYIASPVNYAVVQGAVGFAALNAHIPGLQEFLANSRPSTTPGNQGLVELWEMVFSCTLTPHAQDSVAACTGKESLWDTNSRFTDVSDSSLLNNVYKATYALAHALHMLFTCQDGQGPFENYSCADRENVKPWQVLHYLNQVNFTTKIGENVFFDEMGDPVARYALVNWQMDETGYILFETIGYYDASRPEGQQFEMKAGVEAIWAGENPKVPRSVCSESCLPGTRRAFVKGKPICCFDCITCADGEFSNSTNAVKCDKCPPEYKSNEERNNCDLKAIEFLTFRELMGILLVTFSVFGACLAVTIALIFFHYRQTPIVRANNSELSFLLLFSLTLCFLCSLTFIGRPSVWSCMLRHTAFGITFVLCISCVLGKTIVVLMAFKATLPASNMIKWFGPAQQRLSVLAFTLIQVLICILWLTINPPFPFKNMKHYKEKIILECALGSPVGFWAVLGYIGLLAILCFILAFLARKLPDNFNEAKFITFSMLIFCAVWITFIPAYVSSPGKFTVAVEIFAILASSYGMLFCIFLPKCYIILLKPENNTKKHLMGKATQRAL
- the LOC121898393 gene encoding extracellular calcium-sensing receptor-like; translated protein: MCDCVYVMLLFVFFIGAVGAEEDTAACKMLGSPEFPLLSKEGDITIGGAFSIHSQISDPPLSFTDTPEPLICSRINFREFLFAQTMIFTIEEINNSSSLLPNVSLGYKVFDSCSSTMASTRAVMSLMNREERTLRKTCSSQTPVHAIIAASESSLTTVMLQISGVFQIPMISHFATCACLSNRNEYPSFFRTIPSDYYQSRALAKLVKHFGWTWIGAIRSDNDYGNNGMATFITAARQQGVCIEYSEVISRTDRSEHIAKVVRVIRSGSARVLVAFISQGEMDLLLEEALNQNLTGLQWVGSESWITAGYLAIKRYSGILAGSLGFTIRKGKIPGLLDFLLQVNPSQNPQNNLLKEFWEATFGCSFQSSMHGQPQCSGSEKLENINNPFTDVSELRISHNVYKAVYAVAHAMHNMLKCTQSGENVNQSCIWRDDLKPKEVVKYLQGVNFTLQSGESIHFDENGDPVATYELVNWQKNQAGNTVFVAVGSYDASLPKEKQFTMSKINITWANDSLKRPQSVCSESCLPGFRQAVIKGKPICCFSCIACAAGEITNSTNSAECSRCSLEYWSNKDHSQCVPKVIEFLSYGETMGALLAVFSLFGASLTLVVSCVFFRFRHTPLVKASNSELSFLLLFSLTLCFLCSLTFIGRPTKWSCMLRHTAFGIAFALCMSCILAKTIAVVMAFKAKRPANTVPQCSAPLQRTSVLSCTLLQVFVCVLWLALAPPFPYKNTAHATEKIILECDLGSPIGFWAVLGYIGLLAALCFILAFLARKLPDNFNEAKFITFSMLIFCAVWVTFIPAYVSSPGKFTVAVEIFAILASSFGLLFCIFAPKCYILLLKPERNTKKHMMGRNKSTMNE